A part of Numida meleagris isolate 19003 breed g44 Domestic line chromosome 27, NumMel1.0, whole genome shotgun sequence genomic DNA contains:
- the LOC110389007 gene encoding uncharacterized protein LOC110389007: protein MEQSDKPCTNPEQAELLQGQMVTCSEPSSFSSRFLHQVLQLGLVRSTLKILQKVSVWVGFVVPVEAIISRICPVQSPHRPTRFAKKRRGRLTRLLLAFIPTRIQTVLGHLPTDWGQSNMPKEVREALINPSSKANKRKRDDVALEEQESWVVVLEKDLPEDDPEDLSYEPSEVDTDTEEYKSQNDTETDLEFEEHEGAIMLKESLDLQLDDAQPSGDGDNPEPLAMSSEQELEDPAASSSAEDVSNDGSGDSDAQKPQDVSSRDSSEQEADVSHESNSSSQYEGRQEP from the exons ATGGAGCAGTCAGATAAGCCTTGCACCAATCcagagcaggcagagctcctccag GGGCAAATGGTGACCTGCAGTGAGCCCAGCTCTTTCTCCAGCAGGTTCCTGCACCAGGTGCTTCAGCTGGGCTTGGTCAGGTCCACG CTGAAGATACTTCAGAAAGTATCAGTCTGGGTTGGATTTGTGGTCCCTGTGGAGGCCATCATCAGCAGAATCTGCCCCGTGCAGTCTCCCCATAGACCCACACGGTTTGCCAAGAAGCGCCGTGGGCGCCTGACGCGTCTCCTCCTTGCCTTCATCCCCACCAGGATCCAGACAGTCCTGGGCCACCTGCCCACAGACTGGGGCCAGAGCAACATGCCCAAGG AGGTACGTGAAGCTCTGATCAACCCAtccagcaaagcaaacaagagGAAACGGGACGACGTGGCTCTGGAAGAGCAGGAGTCCTGGGTGGTGGTGCTGGAGAAGGACCTGCCAGAGGATGACCCGGAAGACCTCTCATATGAG CCCTCCGAGGTGGATACAGACACTGAGGAGTACAAGTCCCAGAATGACACAGAGACAGACCTGGAGTTTGAAGAGCATGAGGGAGCCATTATGTTGAAGGAGTCATTGGATCTCCAG ctggATGATGCCCAACCCAGTGGGGATGGGGATAACCCTGAGCCCTTGGCAATGAGCTCAGAGCAGGAACTGGAGGACCCAGCTGCATCCAGCAGTGCAGAAGATGTTTCAAATGATGGCAGCGGTGATAGTGACGCTCAGAAACCGCAAGATGTGAGCAGCAGGGATAGCAGTGAGCAGGAGGCTGATGTCTCTCATGAGAGCAACAGTTCCTCGCAGTATGAG GGTCGTCAGGAGCCCTGA
- the LINGO3 gene encoding leucine-rich repeat and immunoglobulin-like domain-containing nogo receptor-interacting protein 3 has product MLYTMTCWLPVLVLHLVLLSPLRVAACPARCECAPQIKSVVCHRKRLTAIPEGIPTETKILELNKNRIRCLNPGDLSPYPLLEELDFSENIITNVEPGAFSNLFNLQTLRLRGNQLKLIPPGVFTKLTNLTLLDISENKLVILLDYMFQDLRNLKSLEVGDNDLVYISQRAFSGLLGLEQLTIEKCNLTSISAESLSYLQNLEVLRLRHLSISALEEQNFKKLYNLLQLEIDNWPLLEDISPTSFQGLNLTSLSITYTNITAVPTAALRNLVYLRYLNLSYNPISTVLKGSFKDLIRLQELHIVGALLVSVEPQAFTGLRQIRLLNLSSNFLSTLEESTFHSVNTLETLRVDRNPLACDCRLLWILQRRKTLNFDGQQPMCSTPPEIQGNALRDFPDSVLFEYFTCQKPKIRDRKLQHVTAREGQSVSFLCRADGEPEPSIVWVSPQHRMITTRSTGRAIVLPGGTLEIRFAQVQDSGTYICIASNAGGNDTYFATLTVKGHPTDGSSYANRTLYLNEFNDTYHNDTQVFLKFTLDLKTILVSTAMGCITFLGVVLFCFLLLFVWSRGRGQHKNNFSVEYSFRKVDGPTTTTGQGGARKFNMKMI; this is encoded by the coding sequence ATGCTCTACACCATGACATGTTGGCTCCCGGTCCTGGTCCTCCACCTTGTCCTCCTGAGCCCGCTGCGGGTGGCAGCCTGCCCTGCCCGCTGCGAGTGTGCCCCGCAGATCAAGTCGGTGGTGTGTCACCGCAAGCGGCTCACCGCCATCCCCGAGGGCATCCCCACCGAGACCAAGATCCTGGAGCTCAACAAGAACCGCATCCGCTGCCTGAACCCAGGGGACCTCTCTCCGTACCCcttgctggaggagctggactTCAGCGAGAACATCATCACCAACGTGGAGCCGGGCGCCTTCAGCAACCTGTTCAACCTGCAGACCCTGCGGCTGCGGGGGAACCAGCTCAAGCTTATCCCCCCAGGGGTCTTCACCAAGCTGACCAACCTCACCCTCCTGGACATCAGCGAGAACAAACTCGTCATCCTTCTGGACTACATGTTCCAGGACCTGCGGAACCTGAAGAGCCTGGAGGTGGGTGATAACGACTTGGTGTACATCTCCCAACGTGCTTTCTCGGGGCTGCTCGGCCTGGAGCAGCTGACCATCGAGAAGTGCAACCTGACCTCCATCTCGGCCGAGTCACTCTCCTACCTCCAGAACCTCGAGGTGCTGCGGCTCCGGCACCTCAGCATCTCTGCGCTGGAGGAGCAGAACTTCAAGAAGCTCTAcaacctcctgcagctggagatcGACAACTGGCCGCTGCTGGAAGACATCTCCCCCACCAGCTTCCAGGGCCTGAACCTCACCTCGCTCTCCATCACCTACACCAACATCACAGCCGTGCCCACCGCTGCCTTGAGGAACCTGGTATACCTCCGCTACCTGAACCTGTCCTACAACCCCATTAGCACTGTGCTGAAGGGCTCCTTTAAAGACCTCATCCGGCTCCAGGAGCTGCATATCGTGGGCGCTCTCTTGGTGTCCGTGGAGCCGCAGGCCTTCACCGGTCTGAGACAAATCCGGCTGCTCAACCTCTCCAGCAACTTTCTCTCCACACTGGAGGAGAGCACCTTCCACTCTGTCAACACACTGGAGACGCTGCGGGTGGACAGGAACCCCTTGGCCTGCGACTGCCGCCTCCTCTGGATCCTACAGCGACGGAAGACGCTCAACTTTGATGGCCAACAGCCCATGTGTTCCACACCGCCCGAAATCCAAGGGAACGCTCTGCGTGACTTCCCTGACTCCGTGCTCTTCGAGTACTTCACCTGCCAGAAGCCCAAGATCAGGGATCGGAAGCTGCAGCACGTGACAGCCCGCGAAGGGCAATCCGTGTCCTTCCTGTGCCGGGCAGACGGGGAGCCGGAGCCCTCCATCGTCTGGGTGTCCCCTCAGCACCGCATGATCACCACGCGCAGCACAGGACGAGCAATTGTGCTGCCGGGGGGCACCCTGGAGATCCGCTTTGCCCAAGTGCAGGACAGCGGCACCTACATCTGCATTGCCAGCAACGCGGGGGGCAACGATACCTATTTTGCCACTCTGACAGTCAAGGGACACCCAACCGACGGCTCCTCCTACGCCAACCGGACTTTGTACCTCAATGAGTTCAACGACACCTACCACAACGACACGCAGGTCTTCTTGAAGTTCACTCTGGATCTCAAGACCATCCTGGTGTCCACGGCCATGGGCTGCATCACCTTCCTCGGCGTGGtcctcttctgcttcctgctcctcttcGTTTGGAGCCGGGGCCGAGGGCAGCACAAGAACAATTTTTCCGTGGAGTACTCCTTCAGGAAGGTGGACGgacccaccaccaccacaggCCAAGGAGGAGCCAGGAAGTTCAACATGAAGATGATCTGA
- the C27H19orf35 gene encoding putative uncharacterized protein C19orf35 homolog, with amino-acid sequence MASAGGAQDGVWGRSLSPGRPQQCREMGTEPSRPPPLPGKAWRAMARARCASLDLGGSMANTPVLDTLEEHPPRTPASALIYSNVGELRAHLVPTKASRGDGARRTPPQLSHDPLPPPLPQKQLQRAESLPEQGTWQPYRQDAAPRLGSPWPQPKDVAPRKPLTKSQSLGEAQGVALRPSLEDLTFGTGDAVLGPILQGLEDRAGLCEAMVGCHAAGLARLCARTMEGLMGSWGGLEAKLAGQGWAALSVLQPEPCCQSGDAWYYRVGFTFKQEQLELAAKVLKPGCCTTAMQSSLGAHCSIQRIISRFTDRLPGELVLPGHPSKQGLSPGCPATPRVLQVLLSPDVPYQTLAEFVESSRALHRSSPGHYERLACLLLLQLCTGLEHLRVQNVGQGDICPENLLLMQCPCPPGSQQDKEGSVGLSLPRLLISNFFKVKDKTRPYSTSQEWDWTKGSAAPPTPMADELNVGMLIYKILHVDISLENALDLRSNQLPAIPSLSIYSTGLKHLATLLLHRDPCKRVSIKEARHILQVLLWGPRQELFAKSRKTLALLQSWLEMKRALLLVKLAEKAGGGSPGLEEWLCCQYFVEATEHMLYQVTQTLYRP; translated from the exons ATGGCCAGCGCGGGGGGAGCCCAGGATGGGGTTTGGGGGCGTTCGCTGAGCCCAGGGAGACCCCAGCAGTGCCGGGAGATGGGAACGGAGCCCAGCAGACCCCCACCGCTGCCAGGGAAAGCTTGGAG GGCCATGGCACGCGCGCGCTGTGCCAGCCTGGATCTGGGGGGCTCCATGGCGAACACCCCCGTGTTGGACACCCTGGAGGAGCATCCACCCAGGACCCCCGCCTCAGCCCTTATCTACAGCAATGTCG GAGAGCTGCGTGCCCACCTCGTCCCCACCAAGGCCAGCAGAGGGGACGGAGCCAGGAGAACCCCCCCACAGCTCAGCCATGACCCCCTGCCTCCCCCCTTGCcccaaaagcagctgcagcGAGCAGAGTCCCTCCCGGAGCAGGGCACATGGCAGCCCTACCGGCAAGACGCCGCACCACGGCTAGGCAGCCCTTGGCCTCAACCCAAGGATGTGGCACCCAGAAAGCCCCTGACCAAGTCTCAGAGCCTGGGGGAGGCCCAGGGGGTGGCCCTGAGGCCCAGTCTGGAGGATCTGACATTTGGGACAGGGGACGCGGTGCTGGGCCCGATCCTGCAGGGTCTGGAGGacagggcagggctgtgtgaGGCCATGGTGGGCTGCCATGCTGCTGGCCTGGCTCGGCTGTGTGCCCGCACCATGGAGGGGCTgatggggtcctgggggggGCTGGAGGCCAAGCTGgcggggcagggctgggccgcACTCAGTGTGCTGCAGCCGGAGCCGTGCTGCCAGAGTGGGGACGCCTGGTATTACCGAGTGGGGTTCACCTTTAAGCAGGAACAGCTGGAGCTTGCAGCCAAG GTCCTCAAGCCAGGCTGCTGCACCACAGCGATGCAGAGCTCCCTCGGAGCACACTGCAGCATCCAGCGCATCATCAGCCGCTTCACCGACCGCCTCCCAGGGGAGCTGGTGCTCCCAGGTCACCCCAGCAAGCAGGGACTGTCCCCAGGCTGCCCCGCCACCCCCCGTGTCCTGCAGGTCCTCCTTTCCCCCGATGTGCCCTACCAGACCCTGGCAGAGTTTGTGGAGAGCTCCCGTGCACTGCACCGCAGCAGCCCCGGGCACTACGAGCGCCTGGCgtgcctgctcctcctgcagctgtgcacggggctggagcacctcagGGTGCAGAATGTCGGGCAGGGTGACATCTGCCCTGAGAATCTGTTGCTGATGCAGTGCCCGTGTCCCCCCGGGAGCCAGCAGGATAAGGAGGGGTCCGTGGGGCTGTCCCTTCCAAGGTTGCTCATCAGCAACTTCTTCAAGGTGAAAGACAAAACCAGACCTTACTCCACCAGCCAAGAGTGGGACTGGACCAAGGGGTCTGCTGCTCCCCCCACGCCGATGGCAGATGAGCTAAACGTAGGCATGCTGATCTATAAGATCTTGCATGTGGATATCTCTCTGGAAAACGCTTTGGACCTGAGAAGCAACCAGCTCCCTgcaatcccctccctgtccATCTACTCCACGGGACTCAAGCATTTGGCCACACTGCTTCTCCACCGTGATCCCTGCAAGAGGGTCTCCATCAAGGAAGCCAGGCACATCCTGCAGGTCCTGCTCTGGGGGCCTCGCCAGGAGCTCTTCGCCAAGAGCAGAAAGACTctggccctgctgcagagctggctggagaTGAAgagggcactgctgctggtgaaGCTGGCCGAGAAGGCGGGCGGGGGGAGCCCTGGCCTCGAGGAGTGGCTGTGCTGCCAGTACTTTGTGGAAGCCACTGAGCACATGCTTTACCAGGTCACCCAGACTCTCTACAGGCCATAA